In Rhodoferax koreense, a genomic segment contains:
- a CDS encoding LysR family transcriptional regulator — protein MDGFSDLAFFSLLARQGSLSAAAQELGVTPPAVSKRLAALERRLGVRLLNRTTRRINLTPEGEIYLGDGARVLEDLEALERSVAGSRALPRGVLRVSATLGFGRRRIAPVLSRFALAFPLVEVQLHLNDRPVNLVEQRFDLQVRFGELPDARLTARRLASNRRMLCAAPGYLQQAGTPATPRELAQHRCIFLREGDETFGTWHLHSGARQETVKVRGPLSSNDGETVLGWALEGHGILMRSQWDAAELLRSGALVPVLPEWTPPESDIYLVFQTKHNISAKTRALVDFLLEAFAPHRARGDAILGTW, from the coding sequence ATGGACGGCTTCTCCGATCTCGCATTTTTCTCGCTGCTGGCGCGTCAGGGCTCCCTGTCGGCCGCGGCGCAGGAGCTCGGCGTGACGCCGCCAGCGGTCAGCAAACGCCTGGCCGCGCTGGAACGCAGGCTCGGCGTGCGCCTGTTGAACCGCACCACCCGCCGCATCAACCTCACGCCCGAGGGCGAGATCTACCTCGGCGACGGCGCGCGTGTGCTCGAAGACCTCGAGGCGCTGGAGCGCAGCGTGGCCGGCAGCCGCGCACTGCCGCGCGGCGTGCTGCGCGTGAGCGCCACGCTGGGTTTCGGGCGGCGCCGCATCGCGCCGGTGCTGTCGCGCTTCGCGCTCGCGTTCCCGCTGGTGGAAGTTCAACTGCACCTGAACGACCGGCCGGTGAACCTGGTCGAGCAGCGGTTCGACCTGCAGGTGCGCTTCGGCGAACTGCCCGATGCCCGGCTCACGGCACGCCGCCTGGCGTCGAACCGGCGCATGCTGTGCGCCGCGCCTGGCTACCTGCAACAGGCCGGCACACCGGCGACGCCGCGTGAACTCGCACAGCACCGCTGCATCTTCCTGCGAGAGGGCGACGAGACCTTCGGCACCTGGCACCTGCACAGCGGTGCGCGCCAGGAGACGGTCAAGGTGCGCGGGCCGCTGAGCAGCAACGATGGGGAAACCGTGCTGGGCTGGGCGCTCGAGGGCCACGGCATCCTGATGCGGTCGCAGTGGGACGCGGCCGAACTGCTGCGCAGCGGCGCTTTGGTGCCCGTGCTGCCCGAATGGACACCGCCCGAATCCGACATCTACCTGGTGTTCCAGACCAAACACAACATCTCGGCCAAGACCCGGGCACTGGTGGACTTCCTGCTCGAAGCTTTTGCGCCGCACCGCGCGCGTGGCGATGCAATACTCGGCACCTGGTGA
- a CDS encoding alpha/beta hydrolase family protein, translating into MPTRHKTIHIPVGRRSIAGTLVAPNTVVPGVMLVHGWDGSQEQYLARAHEIAALGCICLTFDLSGHASDKAQRNCVTREDNLADMLAAYDTLVGHPAVDASAVVVAGSSYGGYLATVLSALRPIRWLGLRAPAIYKDEDWLVPKNQLNKQEVAAYRNTVIAPQTNRALAASAAFRGDVLIVESEHDTTVPHPVIENYLAAFKQTQSMTYRVIKDADHSLSNKAWSQSYTSILVKWVCEMVEGAKEDAIRAKTGGKLPTKPVLQEAESDDEMLLGH; encoded by the coding sequence ATGCCCACACGCCACAAGACCATCCACATCCCCGTCGGCCGGCGCAGCATCGCCGGCACCCTGGTCGCGCCCAACACCGTCGTGCCCGGCGTGATGCTGGTGCATGGCTGGGACGGCAGCCAGGAGCAGTACCTGGCGCGCGCGCACGAGATCGCGGCACTGGGCTGCATCTGCCTGACCTTCGACCTCAGCGGCCATGCCAGCGACAAGGCCCAGCGCAACTGCGTGACGCGTGAGGACAACCTCGCCGACATGCTGGCCGCCTACGACACCCTGGTCGGCCATCCGGCGGTGGATGCGTCGGCGGTGGTGGTGGCCGGCAGCAGCTACGGCGGCTATCTCGCCACGGTGCTGAGCGCGCTGCGGCCGATCCGCTGGCTCGGGCTGCGCGCGCCGGCGATCTACAAGGACGAGGACTGGCTGGTGCCGAAGAACCAGCTCAACAAGCAGGAAGTGGCGGCCTACCGCAACACGGTGATCGCGCCGCAAACCAACCGCGCGCTCGCGGCCAGCGCGGCGTTTCGCGGCGACGTGCTGATCGTCGAGTCCGAACACGACACCACCGTGCCGCACCCGGTCATCGAGAACTACCTCGCCGCCTTCAAGCAGACGCAGTCGATGACCTACCGGGTGATCAAGGACGCCGACCACAGCCTGTCGAACAAGGCCTGGAGCCAGTCGTACACGTCGATCCTGGTGAAGTGGGTGTGCGAGATGGTGGAGGGCGCGAAGGAGGACGCGATCCGGGCCAAGACTGGCGGCAAGCTGCCGACGAAGCCGGTGTTGCAGGAGGCGGAAAGCGACGACGAGATGTTATTGGGCCATTGA
- a CDS encoding DUF3182 family protein, with protein sequence MTPVLQPHTSIAAPHRPGHGLLLDCRPQIVMPYTQGLRGHASDHEKATRDEIVRRLALLKGCASSAEKPQAEWGAAGGAVYLVPSDTLVVTSQAHALGVHGVSDLFGGVVPHAFMATKAITHPLYSADAAAPPHWSVDFPAQVASAVLPGFTAFSREDARLAATALLALGPVRVKMVCETGGRGQTVVEDLLGFDACLAPVGDDVLAQDGVVLEHHLDQVQTLSVGQVSVAGTVASYFGTQRLTRSNHGAMAYGGSELTVVRGGFDALRSIAPNECVRTAVQQALVYDRAAKTCFDGFFASRLNYDVAQGLDAAGRWCSGVLEQSWRVGGATGAEIAALEVFDAAPDRCAVRTRCIEIFGPCEPPPADAVVYFQGEDSQAGPLTKYTTVSRTF encoded by the coding sequence ATGACGCCAGTTCTTCAGCCCCACACCTCCATCGCGGCGCCGCACCGTCCAGGCCACGGGCTGCTGCTGGACTGCCGCCCGCAGATCGTCATGCCTTACACCCAGGGCCTGCGCGGGCATGCGAGCGACCATGAGAAGGCCACGCGCGACGAGATCGTGCGGCGTCTCGCGCTGCTCAAGGGCTGCGCCAGTTCCGCCGAAAAGCCGCAGGCCGAGTGGGGCGCGGCCGGCGGCGCCGTTTACCTGGTGCCGAGCGACACCCTGGTGGTAACATCCCAGGCCCACGCGCTCGGCGTGCACGGCGTGTCCGATCTCTTCGGCGGCGTGGTGCCGCATGCCTTCATGGCCACCAAGGCCATCACCCATCCGTTGTACAGCGCCGACGCCGCGGCACCCCCGCATTGGAGCGTCGATTTCCCGGCGCAGGTGGCGTCGGCCGTGCTGCCCGGTTTCACGGCCTTCTCGCGCGAGGATGCGCGGCTGGCGGCTACGGCGCTGCTGGCGCTGGGCCCGGTGCGCGTGAAGATGGTCTGCGAGACCGGCGGCCGCGGGCAGACGGTGGTGGAAGATCTGCTTGGATTCGACGCGTGCCTTGCGCCCGTCGGCGATGACGTGCTGGCGCAGGATGGCGTGGTGCTCGAACACCATCTCGACCAGGTCCAGACGCTGAGCGTGGGCCAGGTCAGCGTGGCGGGCACCGTGGCGTCCTATTTCGGCACGCAGCGCCTGACGCGCAGCAACCACGGCGCGATGGCCTATGGCGGCTCCGAGTTGACCGTGGTGCGCGGCGGCTTCGATGCGTTGCGCAGCATTGCGCCGAACGAGTGCGTGCGCACGGCGGTGCAGCAGGCCCTGGTGTACGACCGTGCCGCCAAGACCTGCTTCGACGGCTTCTTCGCGTCGCGGCTGAACTACGACGTCGCCCAGGGGCTGGATGCCGCGGGCCGCTGGTGCTCGGGTGTGCTCGAGCAATCCTGGCGCGTGGGCGGCGCCACCGGGGCGGAGATCGCCGCGCTCGAAGTTTTCGACGCCGCGCCGGACCGCTGTGCCGTGCGCACGCGCTGCATCGAGATCTTCGGCCCTTGCGAGCCACCGCCGGCGGACGCCGTCGTCTACTTCCAGGGCGAGGACAGCCAGGCCGGCCCGCTCACCAAATACACCACGGTTTCCAGGACGTTTTGA
- a CDS encoding M48 family metalloprotease: MKIQRLAAALCATSLLLASGCQTNPAAPGQGGVLNGLSSALSGNGGKGNGLADGIRDVIDGTTAVFKDYSGADQQALGFEFSSVLLGARPLLRNDAVQRYVNQVGRWVAMQAERPLDKDGKEINFAWRFGVINSDAVNAYATPGGYVFVTVGLMRQLNSEAELAGVLAHEIAHVMRGHYLVAMKKSGFTQIAGGIVRAKADNAQLSEAVVNAVRNIYAKGLDQSDEFDADRQGLLYAARAGYAPAGLPTVLRMYAAKGSKNDSNYQMLFGTHPAPAERAAKLETLLGGKFGAATGATNEARFAAIRRMLR, translated from the coding sequence ATGAAGATCCAGCGCCTCGCCGCCGCGCTGTGCGCGACCTCGTTGTTGCTCGCCTCCGGCTGCCAGACCAACCCGGCCGCGCCAGGGCAGGGCGGCGTGCTGAACGGCCTGTCCTCCGCACTGTCGGGCAACGGCGGCAAAGGGAACGGCCTGGCCGATGGCATCCGGGACGTGATCGACGGCACCACGGCCGTGTTCAAGGACTACTCCGGCGCCGACCAGCAGGCCCTCGGCTTCGAGTTCTCCTCGGTGCTGCTCGGCGCGCGGCCACTGCTGCGCAACGATGCCGTGCAGCGTTACGTCAACCAGGTCGGCCGCTGGGTGGCGATGCAGGCCGAGCGCCCGCTCGACAAGGACGGCAAGGAGATCAACTTCGCGTGGCGCTTCGGCGTCATCAACTCCGATGCGGTCAACGCCTATGCCACGCCCGGCGGCTATGTTTTCGTGACCGTCGGCCTGATGCGCCAGCTCAACTCCGAAGCCGAACTCGCCGGCGTGCTGGCCCATGAGATTGCCCACGTCATGCGCGGCCATTATCTCGTGGCGATGAAGAAAAGCGGCTTCACGCAGATCGCCGGCGGCATCGTGCGCGCCAAGGCCGACAACGCCCAACTGAGTGAGGCCGTAGTCAACGCGGTGCGCAACATCTACGCCAAGGGACTGGACCAATCGGACGAGTTCGATGCCGATCGCCAGGGCCTGCTCTATGCCGCACGCGCCGGCTACGCACCGGCGGGGCTGCCAACCGTGCTGAGGATGTACGCTGCGAAAGGCTCGAAGAACGACAGCAACTACCAGATGTTGTTCGGCACCCATCCGGCTCCCGCCGAAAGGGCGGCCAAGCTCGAAACACTGCTCGGCGGCAAGTTCGGCGCGGCCACCGGCGCGACCAACGAGGCGCGCTTTGCCGCGATCAGGCGCATGCTGCGCTGA
- a CDS encoding SH3 domain-containing protein, translating to MLIPWIHFLKGLIAAGLIGFGLAAAAQSIEVTTATELRAAPALDAKVLARVGLGARGERTGSQGGWVKVRIVEREGWLRLTHTKSLEAAPAVAAQPAVANPITGLAGMFAATSNKPTATTGTRGLTQEQLANAQPAPAEVQQLERYAVTGDQAAQFARTGKVVGQSFEQYTGADK from the coding sequence ATGCTTATCCCATGGATCCATTTTCTGAAGGGCCTGATCGCGGCCGGGCTCATCGGCTTCGGCCTGGCCGCCGCGGCCCAATCGATCGAGGTCACCACCGCCACCGAACTGCGCGCGGCGCCCGCGCTCGATGCGAAGGTACTGGCTCGGGTGGGCCTTGGCGCCCGCGGTGAACGCACGGGCAGCCAGGGCGGCTGGGTCAAGGTGCGCATCGTCGAGCGCGAAGGCTGGCTGCGGCTCACGCACACCAAGTCGCTGGAGGCCGCGCCCGCCGTGGCGGCGCAGCCGGCGGTGGCGAACCCGATCACCGGCCTGGCGGGCATGTTCGCCGCCACCAGCAACAAGCCCACGGCCACCACCGGCACGCGCGGCCTGACGCAGGAACAACTGGCGAACGCGCAACCGGCGCCGGCCGAGGTGCAGCAACTCGAACGTTATGCCGTCACCGGCGACCAGGCTGCGCAATTCGCGCGCACCGGCAAGGTCGTCGGGCAGTCGTTCGAGCAATACACCGGAGCCGACAAATGA
- a CDS encoding adenylate/guanylate cyclase domain-containing protein, producing the protein MQTKFSLHLHAIRLKFGRKALYGVLGLALALLAALELGWWHKLDALDNRVGDRMLRWHAKGRTPPADVVLIDIDQPSLQNVQMLDVAGAWSWPRVIHAELINALAAQHPRAIVLDLILSSPDRFRPENDAQLAKALAFEHAFVPIILMEDAARQATLSMAPKAMGIRALPGADPAAHYGIEGPAALPAEVWRTGYINFVKDRDGMGRRTETGRQIGGWWVPHIIGRVADALQLPQPAEATFRLNWYGSEFTRIPYAQAYLASQSGDGKLPFDARGKIIVIGATATGLMDFVPTPIDATTPGPFLLATGLANLQAGDWLRAAPRWANPALAIALIAGLCLSFIGRVSPVWIVAAFAGVAAAALGAAYGALAANLYWMPVSALAMGAAALLGFGLLSARSEMGQRRHVQAMFSRFVDPRIVDRLSEADQVAQAEVSASREITVLFSDIRGFTSLSEHRRPEEIVAILNRYFEMQVDVIFRHQGTLDKFIGDAIMAFWSAPVQQPDHAALAVQAALDMCDALTRFSEDMAREDASARFDIGIGVHTGQAVVGFLGTARRLDYTAIGDTVNLCSRIEGCTKGVARVLVSEETRRRCADAFDFTDRGAFEVKGREQTVQLFEPRPRGSSSPDSLSSPSIP; encoded by the coding sequence GTGCAAACCAAATTCTCGCTCCATCTTCATGCAATTCGCCTGAAATTCGGCCGAAAAGCGCTTTACGGCGTTCTGGGCCTGGCGCTGGCTTTGCTCGCTGCGCTGGAGTTGGGCTGGTGGCACAAGCTCGATGCGCTCGACAACCGTGTCGGCGACCGCATGCTGCGCTGGCACGCCAAAGGCCGGACACCACCGGCCGACGTGGTGCTGATCGACATCGACCAGCCATCGCTGCAGAACGTGCAGATGCTGGACGTGGCCGGCGCGTGGTCCTGGCCGCGCGTGATCCACGCCGAACTGATCAATGCGCTGGCGGCCCAGCACCCGCGCGCCATCGTGCTCGACCTGATCCTTTCCTCGCCCGACCGTTTCCGCCCGGAAAACGATGCGCAGCTGGCCAAGGCCCTGGCCTTCGAGCATGCTTTCGTGCCGATCATCCTCATGGAAGACGCCGCCCGCCAGGCCACCTTGTCGATGGCGCCGAAGGCCATGGGCATCCGCGCCTTGCCCGGCGCCGACCCGGCGGCCCATTACGGCATCGAAGGCCCGGCGGCCCTGCCGGCCGAGGTCTGGCGCACCGGCTACATCAACTTCGTGAAGGACCGCGACGGCATGGGCCGGCGCACCGAGACCGGCCGCCAGATCGGTGGCTGGTGGGTGCCGCACATCATCGGCCGCGTGGCCGACGCGCTGCAGCTGCCGCAGCCGGCTGAAGCCACGTTCCGGCTCAACTGGTACGGCAGCGAGTTCACGCGCATTCCCTATGCGCAGGCCTATCTCGCCAGCCAGAGCGGGGACGGCAAGCTTCCGTTTGACGCGCGCGGCAAGATCATCGTGATCGGCGCCACGGCCACCGGGCTGATGGACTTCGTGCCGACGCCGATCGACGCCACCACGCCCGGCCCGTTCCTGCTGGCCACGGGGCTGGCCAACCTGCAGGCCGGCGATTGGCTGCGCGCCGCGCCGCGCTGGGCGAATCCTGCGTTGGCCATTGCGCTCATCGCCGGCCTGTGCCTGTCCTTCATCGGCCGCGTGTCGCCGGTGTGGATCGTGGCCGCGTTCGCCGGCGTTGCCGCGGCGGCGCTCGGTGCGGCGTATGGCGCGCTGGCCGCCAACCTCTACTGGATGCCGGTCTCGGCCCTGGCCATGGGTGCTGCCGCCTTGCTGGGTTTCGGGCTGCTGTCCGCGCGGTCCGAGATGGGCCAGCGGCGCCACGTGCAGGCCATGTTTTCGCGCTTCGTCGATCCGCGCATCGTCGATCGGCTTTCGGAGGCCGACCAGGTGGCGCAGGCCGAGGTTTCCGCGAGCCGCGAGATCACCGTGCTGTTTTCCGACATCCGCGGCTTCACCAGCCTGTCGGAACACCGCCGGCCCGAAGAGATTGTGGCCATCCTCAACCGTTATTTCGAGATGCAGGTCGACGTGATCTTCCGCCACCAGGGCACGCTCGACAAGTTCATCGGCGACGCCATCATGGCCTTCTGGAGCGCGCCGGTGCAGCAGCCCGACCATGCGGCGCTCGCGGTGCAGGCCGCGCTCGACATGTGCGACGCGTTGACGCGCTTCAGCGAGGACATGGCCCGCGAAGACGCGAGCGCGCGCTTCGACATCGGCATCGGCGTGCACACCGGCCAGGCCGTGGTCGGCTTCCTCGGCACGGCCAGGCGGCTCGACTACACCGCCATCGGCGACACGGTGAACCTGTGCAGCCGCATCGAAGGCTGCACCAAAGGCGTGGCGCGCGTGCTGGTCTCCGAGGAGACGCGCCGCAGGTGCGCCGATGCCTTCGACTTCACGGACCGCGGCGCCTTCGAGGTCAAAGGCCGCGAGCAGACCGTGCAACTGTTCGAACCCCGCCCACGCGGCTCGTCTTCACCCGATTCCCTTTCCTCTCCATCTATCCCATAG
- the leuC gene encoding 3-isopropylmalate dehydratase large subunit, whose amino-acid sequence MKTLYRKLVDSHAVAVLDAQNVLLFCDLHLMNEYTSPQAFAGLHEQGRGVPLPGQNVAVVSHIIPTHPVMKRVINDPASALQASNLKRNCERHRIPLFDTNDVLQGIEHVVAPEHGMVRPGMVILCGDSHTTTYGALGALGFGIGTSEVEHVLATQTLVYRLAQDMHIRIDGQLPPGTTAKDLILMVIGRISAQGARGFVVEFSGSAIDALSIEARFTLCNMAVEAGARGALIAPDARAIDHVLQRAPDIDTAERDMALAHWATLRSDAGARFDVTHRFNAGEVVPHVTWGTSPDQVLPIDGLVPGVDPASDAATQRSTAQALRYTRLAVGAALAGTPVQHVFIGSCTNGRIEDLRAAADVVRGRRVAAGVRAMVVPGSGAVKSQAEAEGLAALFTGAGFEWRQPGCSMCLAMNDDVLADGVRCASTTNRNFEGRQGRGAITHLMSPAMAAAAAVTGRLIDVRSLEPVHG is encoded by the coding sequence ATGAAGACGCTGTACCGCAAGCTCGTCGATTCACACGCCGTCGCGGTGCTCGACGCGCAGAACGTGCTGCTGTTCTGCGACCTGCACCTGATGAACGAATACACCAGCCCGCAGGCCTTCGCCGGCCTGCACGAGCAGGGCCGCGGCGTGCCCCTGCCGGGGCAGAACGTGGCCGTGGTGAGCCACATCATTCCCACGCATCCGGTGATGAAGCGCGTGATCAACGATCCCGCCTCCGCCCTGCAGGCAAGCAACCTCAAACGCAACTGCGAACGCCACCGGATCCCGCTGTTCGACACCAACGATGTGCTGCAGGGCATCGAACACGTGGTGGCGCCCGAGCACGGCATGGTGCGGCCGGGCATGGTCATCCTCTGCGGCGACAGCCACACCACCACCTACGGTGCGCTCGGCGCGCTGGGCTTCGGCATCGGCACCTCGGAAGTCGAACACGTGCTGGCCACGCAGACCCTGGTGTACCGCCTGGCGCAGGACATGCACATCCGCATCGACGGCCAGCTGCCGCCCGGCACCACGGCCAAGGACCTGATCCTGATGGTGATCGGCCGCATCAGCGCGCAGGGGGCCCGCGGCTTCGTCGTCGAATTCAGCGGCAGCGCGATCGATGCCCTGTCGATCGAAGCCCGCTTCACGCTGTGCAACATGGCGGTGGAGGCCGGCGCACGCGGCGCGCTGATCGCCCCGGATGCCAGGGCCATCGACCACGTGCTGCAGCGGGCGCCCGACATCGACACCGCGGAGCGCGACATGGCGCTGGCCCACTGGGCCACGCTGCGCAGCGACGCCGGCGCGCGGTTCGACGTGACACATCGCTTCAACGCGGGCGAGGTGGTGCCCCACGTCACCTGGGGCACGAGCCCGGACCAGGTGTTGCCCATCGACGGCCTGGTGCCCGGCGTGGACCCGGCCTCGGATGCGGCCACGCAGCGCAGCACGGCCCAGGCGCTGCGCTACACGCGGCTTGCGGTCGGCGCGGCCCTGGCGGGCACGCCGGTGCAGCACGTGTTCATCGGCTCCTGCACCAACGGCCGCATCGAAGACCTGCGTGCCGCGGCCGACGTGGTGCGTGGCCGCCGTGTGGCCGCGGGCGTGCGCGCCATGGTCGTGCCGGGTTCGGGCGCGGTGAAGTCCCAGGCCGAAGCCGAGGGCCTGGCCGCGCTGTTCACCGGCGCGGGATTCGAATGGCGCCAGCCCGGCTGCTCGATGTGCCTGGCGATGAACGACGATGTGCTCGCCGACGGGGTGCGTTGCGCCTCGACCACCAACCGCAATTTCGAGGGCCGCCAGGGCCGTGGCGCCATCACCCACCTCATGAGCCCGGCCATGGCCGCGGCCGCGGCCGTCACGGGCCGGCTGATCGACGTGCGTTCACTGGAGCCTGTGCATGGATGA
- the leuD gene encoding 3-isopropylmalate dehydratase small subunit has translation MDEISVPHLVAGRAAAIRIENLDTDQIMPKQFLRGIDKAGLADGLLYDLRFDAQGQVRSDFVLNRPQAAGTRMLIAGANFGCGSSREHAVWGLQQYGVRAVIAPSFGEIFYSNAMNNRLLLVMLPQAQVEALMAEADARAKGAEIEIDVAAMRLRSADVDTAFTLSDRHRRMFLEGLDVIGLSLAHQAQIDAFAARHWAAQPWVRDVARKTRERLATWNAAPAPGG, from the coding sequence ATGGATGAGATTTCAGTTCCCCATCTCGTCGCCGGCCGCGCCGCCGCGATCCGCATCGAGAACCTCGACACCGACCAGATCATGCCCAAGCAGTTCCTGCGCGGCATCGACAAGGCCGGCCTGGCCGACGGCCTGCTGTACGACCTGCGCTTCGACGCGCAGGGCCAGGTGCGGTCCGACTTCGTGCTCAACCGGCCGCAGGCCGCCGGCACGCGCATGCTCATCGCGGGTGCGAACTTCGGCTGTGGCTCGAGCCGCGAGCATGCCGTGTGGGGCTTGCAGCAATACGGCGTGCGGGCGGTGATCGCGCCCAGCTTCGGCGAGATTTTCTATTCGAACGCGATGAACAACCGCCTGCTGCTGGTGATGCTGCCGCAGGCGCAGGTCGAAGCGCTCATGGCCGAGGCCGACGCGCGGGCAAAGGGTGCGGAAATCGAAATCGACGTCGCTGCAATGCGCCTGCGCAGTGCCGACGTGGACACGGCATTCACTTTGTCTGACCGGCACCGGCGCATGTTCCTCGAAGGGCTGGACGTGATCGGCCTGTCGCTCGCGCACCAGGCGCAGATCGATGCATTCGCCGCACGCCACTGGGCGGCCCAGCCCTGGGTGCGGGACGTGGCCCGCAAGACGCGCGAACGGCTGGCGACATGGAACGCCGCGCCCGCACCGGGGGGATGA
- a CDS encoding alpha/beta fold hydrolase, with product MSLTTTEPAPLFPGFEARDIPTDDGVQIHTLTNAPNHERPPLLLLHGHPQTHALWHKVAPRLAAHFTLVLADLRGYGDSSKPSGDADHANYSKRVMARDMLRVMQSLGHRKFSVLAHDRGARVAHRLAADHGDAVQRMVLLDIAPTLAMYEQTGEAFARAYWHWFFLIQPAPLPERLIASDPVAYLREVMGGRSAGLAPFDPRAFAEYSRAAGLPGTAHGVCEDYRAAAGIDLEHDRADRDAGRRLAMPLMVLWGEEGVVHRCFKPLDEWRRVAADVRGETLPCGHYVAEEAPEALLAKALPFLTGAAE from the coding sequence ATGTCCCTCACCACGACAGAGCCCGCGCCGCTCTTCCCGGGCTTCGAAGCCCGCGACATCCCGACCGACGATGGCGTACAGATCCACACGTTGACGAACGCGCCGAACCACGAGCGCCCGCCGTTGCTGCTGCTGCACGGCCATCCGCAGACCCACGCCTTGTGGCACAAGGTCGCGCCGAGGCTGGCCGCGCATTTCACGCTGGTGCTGGCCGATCTGCGCGGCTACGGCGATTCGTCCAAGCCATCGGGCGACGCGGACCACGCCAACTACAGCAAGCGGGTGATGGCGCGCGACATGCTGCGCGTGATGCAGTCGCTCGGCCACAGGAAGTTCTCGGTGCTGGCCCACGACCGCGGCGCCCGCGTGGCGCACCGGCTGGCGGCCGACCATGGCGACGCGGTGCAACGCATGGTGCTGCTCGACATCGCGCCGACCCTGGCCATGTACGAGCAGACCGGCGAAGCCTTCGCGCGCGCCTACTGGCACTGGTTCTTCCTGATCCAGCCCGCGCCGCTGCCCGAGCGCCTCATCGCGTCCGACCCGGTCGCCTACCTGCGCGAAGTGATGGGCGGGCGCAGCGCGGGCCTGGCCCCGTTCGACCCGCGCGCCTTCGCCGAATACAGCCGGGCGGCAGGCCTGCCCGGCACGGCGCACGGTGTGTGCGAGGACTACCGCGCCGCCGCCGGCATCGACCTGGAACACGACCGTGCCGACCGCGATGCCGGCCGCCGCCTGGCCATGCCGCTGATGGTGCTGTGGGGCGAAGAGGGCGTGGTGCACCGCTGCTTCAAGCCGCTGGACGAATGGCGCCGCGTCGCCGCCGACGTGCGCGGCGAAACCCTGCCCTGCGGCCATTACGTGGCCGAGGAGGCACCCGAGGCGCTGCTGGCCAAGGCACTGCCTTTCCTGACCGGGGCGGCCGAATGA
- a CDS encoding DUF3606 domain-containing protein translates to MNPIQTERTPTTTSEPISIDRDYEVRYWARTLHCTEIELKEAVRAVGTDVEEVRRRLGPRTQTSA, encoded by the coding sequence ATGAATCCCATTCAGACCGAACGCACGCCCACGACCACCAGCGAACCCATCAGCATCGACCGTGACTACGAGGTGCGCTACTGGGCGCGCACCCTGCATTGCACCGAGATCGAGCTCAAGGAGGCGGTGCGAGCGGTCGGCACCGATGTCGAAGAAGTACGACGACGCCTCGGTCCGCGCACCCAAACGAGCGCTTGA